From Lycium ferocissimum isolate CSIRO_LF1 chromosome 12, AGI_CSIRO_Lferr_CH_V1, whole genome shotgun sequence, one genomic window encodes:
- the LOC132041025 gene encoding WD repeat-containing protein ATCSA-1 isoform X2, which translates to MWKEIGDREFGKLRTSLFRNRIKSSRISSIQLSNYKDIVSPHRGAVNSLQVDLTEGRYLLSSASDASVAVYDVQRATDYDGSGLIAKHKHILLVDKQHEQGHKYAISTAIWYPIDTGLFITGSYDHYVNVWDTNTTQVVINFKMPGKVYKTAMSPVATSHMLIAAGSEDVQVRLCDISSGAFAHTLSGHRDGVMSVEWSASSEWVLITGGCDGAIRFWDIRRAGCFRVLDQSHSQLGRRPTLLTRSTANKSSTPKSSSGGPSSAKGRPSQNNNNNKPSVIPQVGSVGRPSQKKMGNGVSIKQSARQVRGSGKQRLHPGMLSSQDRATAHYGAVNGLKVTNDGMYLLSAGSDSRLRLWDIESGCNTLVNYETSRLQATKAIQLAISHDSTLAFVPCMSTTKAFDLWSGKTMMDLRGHYENVNCCLYDSLDQELYTGSNDRKILVWSPSKVTTDELEGRDGQTFAIDQDNWSD; encoded by the exons ATGTGGAAGGAGATCGGAGACAGAGAATTTGGCAAGCTTCGCACTAGTTTATTCAGGAATCGTATTAAGTCGTCTCGAATCTCTTCTATTCAACTCTCCAACTACAAAGATATCGTTTCTCCTCATCGTGGCGCCGTCAACTCCCTTCAG GTTGATTTGACAGAGGGACGATATCTGTTATCCTCTGCTTCGGATGCATCAGTTGCTGTTTATGATGTCCAACGTGCAACTGATTACGATGGAAGTGGTCTGATTGCAAAGCATAAGCACATACTTTTGGTTGACAAGCAACATGAACAGGGCCACAAATATGCTATTTCCACTGCCATCTGGTATCCAATTGACACAGGGCTTTTTATTACAGGCTCTTATGACCATTACGTTAATGTCTGGGATACTAACACGACGCAG GTGGTAATTAATTTCAAAATGCCTGGAAAAGTGTACAAGACTGCTATGTCTCCGGTGGCAACATCACACATGTTGATTGCTGCTGGATCTGAAGATGTTCAAGTTCGTCTTTGTGATATTTCTTCGGGTGCATTTGCTCACACATTATCTGGCCATCGTG ACGGAGTCATGTCAGTTGAATGGTCTGCTTCTAGCGAGTGGGTTTTGATAACAGGGGGATGCGATGGCGCCATTCGTTTTTGGGACATCAGGCGTGCAGGATGCTTTCGTGTTTTAGATCAGTCTCATTCTCAGCTTGGAAGACGCCCAACTCTTCTTACACGTTCCACTGCAAATAAG AGTTCCACGCCGAAATCATCTTCAGGAGGCCCATCATCTGCTAAAGGCCGTCCATCtcagaacaacaacaacaacaaacccagtgtaatccctCAAGTGGGATCTGTGGGCCGTCCATCTCAGAAGAAAATGGGAAATGGTGTGAGTATCAAACAGTCTGCAAGACAAGTGAGGGGGTCTGGGAAGCAGCGACTGCATCCAGGGATGTTGTCTAGTCAGGATAGAGCCACTGCTCATTATGGTGCTGTCAATGGATTAAAAGTGACCAATGATGGAATGTATCTCCTTAGTGCAG GTTCTGATTCAAGGTTAAGGTTATGGGATATTGAATCTGGTTGCAATACACTTGTGAACTATGAAACATCACGCCTGCAAGCCACAAAAGCTATACAACTAGCCATATCTCATGATTCAACACTTGCATTTGTGCCATGCATGTCAACTACTAAG GCATTTGATTTGTGGTCGGGCAAGACGATGATGGATTTACGTGGCCACTATGAAAATGTGAACTGTTGTCTGTATGATTCACTGGACCAG GAACTGTACACGGGTAGTAATGACCGGAAAATTCTTGTCTGGTCTCCGAGCAAAGTCACTACTGATGAACTG GAGGGGAGGGATGGACAAACTTTTGCGATCGATCAAGATAATTGGAGCGACTGA
- the LOC132041025 gene encoding WD repeat-containing protein ATCSA-1 isoform X1 — MWKEIGDREFGKLRTSLFRNRIKSSRISSIQLSNYKDIVSPHRGAVNSLQVDLTEGRYLLSSASDASVAVYDVQRATDYDGSGLIAKHKHILLVDKQHEQGHKYAISTAIWYPIDTGLFITGSYDHYVNVWDTNTTQVVINFKMPGKVYKTAMSPVATSHMLIAAGSEDVQVRLCDISSGAFAHTLSGHRDGVMSVEWSASSEWVLITGGCDGAIRFWDIRRAGCFRVLDQSHSQLGRRPTLLTRSTANKRAQKPHSCSLGLQSSTPKSSSGGPSSAKGRPSQNNNNNKPSVIPQVGSVGRPSQKKMGNGVSIKQSARQVRGSGKQRLHPGMLSSQDRATAHYGAVNGLKVTNDGMYLLSAGSDSRLRLWDIESGCNTLVNYETSRLQATKAIQLAISHDSTLAFVPCMSTTKAFDLWSGKTMMDLRGHYENVNCCLYDSLDQELYTGSNDRKILVWSPSKVTTDELEGRDGQTFAIDQDNWSD; from the exons ATGTGGAAGGAGATCGGAGACAGAGAATTTGGCAAGCTTCGCACTAGTTTATTCAGGAATCGTATTAAGTCGTCTCGAATCTCTTCTATTCAACTCTCCAACTACAAAGATATCGTTTCTCCTCATCGTGGCGCCGTCAACTCCCTTCAG GTTGATTTGACAGAGGGACGATATCTGTTATCCTCTGCTTCGGATGCATCAGTTGCTGTTTATGATGTCCAACGTGCAACTGATTACGATGGAAGTGGTCTGATTGCAAAGCATAAGCACATACTTTTGGTTGACAAGCAACATGAACAGGGCCACAAATATGCTATTTCCACTGCCATCTGGTATCCAATTGACACAGGGCTTTTTATTACAGGCTCTTATGACCATTACGTTAATGTCTGGGATACTAACACGACGCAG GTGGTAATTAATTTCAAAATGCCTGGAAAAGTGTACAAGACTGCTATGTCTCCGGTGGCAACATCACACATGTTGATTGCTGCTGGATCTGAAGATGTTCAAGTTCGTCTTTGTGATATTTCTTCGGGTGCATTTGCTCACACATTATCTGGCCATCGTG ACGGAGTCATGTCAGTTGAATGGTCTGCTTCTAGCGAGTGGGTTTTGATAACAGGGGGATGCGATGGCGCCATTCGTTTTTGGGACATCAGGCGTGCAGGATGCTTTCGTGTTTTAGATCAGTCTCATTCTCAGCTTGGAAGACGCCCAACTCTTCTTACACGTTCCACTGCAAATAAG AGAGCACAGAAACCACACAGTTGTTCTCTAGGTTTACAA AGTTCCACGCCGAAATCATCTTCAGGAGGCCCATCATCTGCTAAAGGCCGTCCATCtcagaacaacaacaacaacaaacccagtgtaatccctCAAGTGGGATCTGTGGGCCGTCCATCTCAGAAGAAAATGGGAAATGGTGTGAGTATCAAACAGTCTGCAAGACAAGTGAGGGGGTCTGGGAAGCAGCGACTGCATCCAGGGATGTTGTCTAGTCAGGATAGAGCCACTGCTCATTATGGTGCTGTCAATGGATTAAAAGTGACCAATGATGGAATGTATCTCCTTAGTGCAG GTTCTGATTCAAGGTTAAGGTTATGGGATATTGAATCTGGTTGCAATACACTTGTGAACTATGAAACATCACGCCTGCAAGCCACAAAAGCTATACAACTAGCCATATCTCATGATTCAACACTTGCATTTGTGCCATGCATGTCAACTACTAAG GCATTTGATTTGTGGTCGGGCAAGACGATGATGGATTTACGTGGCCACTATGAAAATGTGAACTGTTGTCTGTATGATTCACTGGACCAG GAACTGTACACGGGTAGTAATGACCGGAAAATTCTTGTCTGGTCTCCGAGCAAAGTCACTACTGATGAACTG GAGGGGAGGGATGGACAAACTTTTGCGATCGATCAAGATAATTGGAGCGACTGA